The genomic segment GCCTCTCCCTATAATCATTCTTAACTACCTGACACATCAGCAGCTCCTTAATTTCTCttccctcttctctttctttttctcaaactcATAAACTCTCCATATCATGGGCCTACCTTGCTTAAGGTCTATTAAGGAATCTTCATCTGATCCAGCATTATGGCCCATGTAGAGCAGTCTATCATGGTTATACTTTTAACTTAAACACATGTATCAGCACTAAATAAcagtttcttctcttgtttcAGTTTTGGCTCCCTATCTTATAAGGTACCAGTCCCTAGATTTTTACCCTTAGGTTTTAATCCCTGTATGTACTTCCGAGTTTCTCCTTATTAAAGTTCACCCATAGACCAATACCCAAATATAAACAACAGGGACTGCAATTTCATCTAAATCAATTAGAAATTATGTTAcaggaaaatttaaaaaaaccaGTAAACAATTTAGATAAATTATGTAATCATAGGACAAATGAAGGGTATCATATACTTTTACCGGTCAGATTTATATCCTGTCCACTCTGCCAGATAGATTTGAAAGGAAACAAAGGattaggagaaaaaaaattacaaccaCAAAAAGGAATATAGGCAGAGAAAATTTGAAGAACCTCCATAAAATTACCGGCAATACTACTTATTGatcctaaataaaaaatctagAAGAGGGAACACCGTGTTCTAACCTCTTCTCTCTTGTCTATCCTTATCCTGATTTCCGAATAATTTCTTCCGAGGGGAGTTCAAGTGTTGCTCCAGCATGCTCTTTACCCGGCTTCACCACTGCAgcaataagtttttaaaaaatgataaaaggaCTCAGTGTACTCATACAGATTTCATCAAATAAAGTTCCTAGCTCCTCCAaagctaaaaacaaaaatcatgaaAAGCAAAGCCACAGTATTCAAATGTAAAACTACAAAAAACACTCTTATTAAGAAAACAGGCAGATACAATACGTGTATACATCTCCAATGCCTGACTGCAATGACCATGTTTTGAATATGTTAGGAATTTAAGGTGAGTTTGAAGTCCTAAATTGGTTAGAAATGAGTAAAATGGACAATATAAAAGTAGAATGATTCATAAACAAACCTATtatcttaaggttttggattgATGGAAGTGTTTTGGTCTTTTATATGACTTTATTCAGGACTCATTAGTATCGATTTTCTTGCCTTACCAGGAAAATTCTAACAGAATATTCAGATAATGTAAATACATGACTTGCACTTCCAAACCCCAAgactaacaaaaattaaaacttttgtaggtaatgaaaagtaatttttaattcatatggAGGTAGCACTGAAACCTATCTCAAAAATGAATGCCATAATTGGAAATGAGATGCTTCCATTGATCAGTAATTCCAAAGTTATTAGCAAGCCACAAACACGGGTAAGATCCACTTTGAAGAAACTTCAACATAAACATTtgtaggaaaataaaatataaagacagCCGTAAGCTAAAATCAACTTTCCATCTTTGTTTATGGAGAAGTAAAATGAAAAGAGATTCTATAAAACCCAATGAATTTCATCTTCTCATTTTGTATAAGCCAAACATGGTCCAAATCCAAAACAAGAGGACATAGGAGCAAGATAGGGTCATCGACAAGTCATTAGTAGCATGATATCCTCAACTAAACAATGAACAGAAACCaagttttctaaataaataaaccGAAATGCAACATTAATGTTATGACCTCTTAACGAAAGCTCCATGACATGATGGTCTTACAGTGACTGAAATGCGAGTCTCTGAAGTAGTGATTAATAGATATATTTCCATATAGAGCATACCGTAACTTCCGGCATCGGTGTTGAGTTGTGCCTGGACGATCATGTTGGTGATGAAATCGGAAGCCTCGGCGGCTTCTTCGAGAAGCTTCTGAATCTCGGCCTCTGAGCTCACGTTCCTGTTCTCCTCAAATTTTTTCCTTACCTCTAACGCCGATTCCTTCAGCATCATAGTGTCGCCAGAAAATGTTTTCCTGGTCGCTTTCAGAAGCGCGCGGTACGAGCTCAGAACTTCCCTTCTCGCCATCTCACTCTCTCCTgatctctctttttcttcttggaGTCTTTTTTGATGTGTAGCAGTTCTATCACACCCTGTATTTCTGTTTGTTTTTACAAACCCTTAAAATCGAACCGTGCCATCCACGGTATTTTCCTAacaacatttaatattaaataacaaatcaaattttataaaatgaactaactttatatattatattttaaattaaaataataatattaaaattaacttaaatattttaatatgtaattatatttaaatttaaatttatatattaagaaaaacataattaagttttaaaatatcactgaatttatatatatttttaaatataataatcaacTATATGATAATATAGGGATTTTGATTCTGGTTAATcgaaaatataaaactaatttttatttttatttttatataaatgtctAAAGGTGTGCGTTGAGTTTGAAATATGAAATAACTACAGACATTAAGAATTTGATATTTAGTGAAAAGTTGATAAAGTGTAAAGATTATAATCAAATGTGAAATCCGgatataaagaagaaaaaaataatattgttatttaatttaaaaaaaattcaacatccTGGTTGGTAAGACTTTAGGTAAAGAAAAAGGTGGTAAAACAGTTTAATAACTtcaatacataattttttagtaGGAAGTGATCATTATACATGAAGCAAATTTGTCaatctttaaatttataaataatatattcactttcaaaaaaattgagaaatcaAAATCACGCATAATtagaactaaaataattaaaaatagaattagagtatttttatattattttatgtaatttgaccataatttaacaattaaacttgcttaaaatcatttaaactgTGAGCATGTAGTCATTGACCAATATACTTATTAAAACATTACACATAGACATCGTgattacagaaaaaaaaaacattattaaagaTGACTAAGTCCGCTAATGCATATTTGCGCATATTAGTAAAATCAAGAATAGAAATAGGTCTAAGATCCATttgtttaaacttattttttagaaattaataaaaatgagactttgtttaattacaattataaaaataacaatatttaacttatacgataattttaattaaaattttcaaaaatactacttaaaacaactacaaaatatttttagaaacttACAgacacattttattttgtttttccaaaATGAAACCAACTTCTTATGGAGGcggaaaactaaaataaaagggTTGCCTTGCAATGTctgaaaattgaaatataatgtgttaaaaatattctaaatgtAATGAAAATAATGTGCACGAAGTTCTGCTGTAGATCTACTATCAAACACGAATTAAACTTTACAGCAATATCGATTTGCcatcaaaactcaaaaatatcAATAGCAGGTTATTAGTTCATTTACATTTTTCAGACGAAAGCCAACATGCTAGACAGGTTCAAGAAATTTTTTCAACTGTGTTCTATGAAATTTGTATGATTCAGATTAAAAACTCGTTCCTATCCCAAACAAATAACCATAGCTCAATCCTTGTACATACTTTCCTCTTCACAAATCATAACCTAAAGTACATCACTTCATATTTCGATCAAAATCTACAGAAGCTGATTGATACCTCATCAATACATCATCaacatattttcatatttgCCAAAATCCTTTCCGATATTGACTTGGCAAATAGGTCACCCTGAGAACAAACACCAAAACCACTTGGTCAAGGATTCACGCACAAAAGAAGTCAGTTCATCCACTATTGAAGGAAAGAGAATATTCTGTCGTGTCGATAGTCCACAGATTTCTGCAATAGTCACCTTAATGCATCAACCATTCTACAGTCTGGCTTCCTGCGACGGCATCTATGATGAGATTTTTGATCTAGCAAGGTGTTCTCCCCAACCATCTCCCTTTTAGAATCTACAGCCGGTGCAATGAAGGTAAAGTCAGTCTCTGAAACAACCAATTAGAGTCCTAGTTTTATATGCAACAAATGCCTTAATAGATAATGCTTCAAAGATATTTGTATGAAATCCAAAACCATGATCAAATTAGAACCTTTCAACCTAGCAACTTTTGTATGATGTATTGGTTTGTGTGTCCGAGTCACGTGCAACAGAGGCTCAGGAAAGCTTATAATTATAAGGGAAGTATTTAGCTTCTAATACTAGTGAGAAAAAATATCATGCAAAATTAACGTTCCATTTAAATTCTCATGGCATGCAATAGAGCAGTAATACAAAAATCTTCAAGGTTAAAAAAGCAGATGCAAAACACACAATCTGTtgtaaatgtattatttatttttctagtgGCTAGTCAACATCTTCAAGATATTCTACCTAAAAAGTTACTGCCAAAACAGCAAGGTAATTTCAAACAtccttccttttttttctgAAGGTCAATAGCTTTTGCCACAAATATTCTCTCAATGATATTTCACTTTCAGCACACCATGGACTAATCTAAACTCAGTCAAAACTTCAGTAGCAACTACCATACAATTGTACTGTTTCATTCATCAACTAGTGTTCATTGAGATCCCAACCCCCAATCCTCAAACCTAAATTTTGCAAATAGTTATAGAGTTCCTCGGCACAGTCTCCAAACATCTTGCCATGTATCTAGAAAGAGGGCATCAACTTCCTTcagaacaaaaaacaaattcGGTGGCCCTTTTTCTAAAGGAAGCTAATGGAACAAACTATACTTTAGATCTACCCACTGAAATACTACATGGTTGAAAAGGGTAGGAGGATTTGAGGCAATAGATTGTTACTGTTGTTTTCCCAACAAGCTGAAACTTAAATAGAAAAGGGTCCAGTAATAAGTTGGGATGCAGATTGATGATCCTTTTATTCACCAATCAAATGTTTTCCCCCAATATACACAGCATGATGGAATCCAAGCATCACCCTTCCAAGACCAAATATCACTGAGACTAAGTAGGGTTTGGGGGCAAATCAGGAATAAATGActtaagttttattaaaaaagtaggTTTGGAACAACAAGATGAGAAAAGAATTTTACAGGACCTATACATTTTCCTCTTTAA from the Vigna angularis cultivar LongXiaoDou No.4 chromosome 3, ASM1680809v1, whole genome shotgun sequence genome contains:
- the LOC108325483 gene encoding mitochondrial zinc maintenance protein 1, mitochondrial isoform X2; the encoded protein is MARREVLSSYRALLKATRKTFSGDTMMLKESALEVRKKFEENRNVSSEAEIQKLLEEAAEASDFITNMIVQAQLNTDAGSYVVKPGKEHAGATLELPSEEIIRKSG
- the LOC108325483 gene encoding mitochondrial zinc maintenance protein 1, mitochondrial isoform X1 — protein: MARREVLSSYRALLKATRKTFSGDTMMLKESALEVRKKFEENRNVSSEAEIQKLLEEAAEASDFITNMIVQAQLNTDAGSYGMLYMEIYLLITTSETRISVTVRPSCHGAFVKSGEAG